From a region of the Drosophila virilis strain 15010-1051.87 chromosome 3, Dvir_AGI_RSII-ME, whole genome shotgun sequence genome:
- the LOC6636564 gene encoding low density lipoprotein receptor adapter protein 1-B, which translates to MAAGNGASASDLDCQVNVEDLPITFKVKYIGSEVARGLWGIKYTRRPVDLMVGVAKNLPPNKVLPNCELKVSTTGVQLEIISPKASINNWSYPIDTISYGVQDLVYTRVFAMIVVKDESSPHPFEVHAFVCDSRAMARKLTFALSAAFQDYSRVVKEAADDDQDNGNAAPSDAITPTRQKFAIDLRTPEEIQAGELEQETEA; encoded by the exons ATGGCCGCCGGCAATGGAGCAAGCGCCAGCGATCTGGACTGCCAAGTCAATGTGGAGGATTTGCCCATAACCTTCAAG GTCAAATACATTGGCTCGGAGGTGGCGCGCGGCCTGTGGGGCATTAAGTACACACGCCGGCCGGTTGATTTAatggtgggcgtggccaagAATCTACCGCCCAACAAGGTGCTGCCCAACTGCGAGCTGAAGGTGTCGACAACGGGCGTCCAGCTGGAAATTATCTCGCCCAAGGCGAGCATCAACAACTGGAGCTATCCGATAGATACGATATCGTACGGCGTACAGGATCTGGTCTACACGCGCGTCTTTGCCATGATCGTGGTCAAGGATGAGTCCAGTCCGCATCCGTTCGAGGTGCACGCCTTTGTCTGCGACAGTCGGGCCATGGCGCGCAAGCTGACTTTTGCCCTGTCCGCCGCTTTTCAGGACTACTCGCGGGTGGTCAAGGAGGCCGCCGACGATGATCAGGACAATGGCAATGCCGCGCCCAGCGACGCCATAACGCCCACACGGCAAAAGTTCGCCATCGATCTGCGCACGCCCGAGGAGATCCAAGCGGGCGAACTGGAGCAGGAAACGGAGGCATAG